A stretch of the Myripristis murdjan chromosome 24, fMyrMur1.1, whole genome shotgun sequence genome encodes the following:
- the LOC115356327 gene encoding adenylate cyclase type 8, translating into MVTFTEMSEVSPMELREPACLTATLSPGLRRKKMLWQNAVKHIIIQQELSAQVGVEPAHKIFVTDAYIEEINRQIRNKATRGVTKRRSSAARIHPQHSRGSTSTHGSTTGPLHDYASDADFFVRWGHTVRGIYIPTLRHTFKSRDLEKLYQRHSSHQRRTSLAITNVIDAVAKLHILVLYLAIAAEAVTDTLQVCLTGFFMIVSIALCILVLICKASISPRWLRYAGLASWLSQTTQVLGGLGYGLEKDPSWYVLFTLFATYTLLPLPLLWAICAGSLTSALHIMLEIVRYYSDTMLLRKVFAKSLLYLGMNTAGLFIHYLTDRAQRQAFLETRRFIEGRLKLEQENQRQERLVLSILPRFVALEMIADMSSLEDELSPQEFHKIYIHQYKDVSILFADIKGFTLLSMNLSAQELVRILNELFGRFDRLAEENHCMRIKILGDCYYCVSGVPEPQLAHARYCVEMGLAMISTIRHVRKQLNYDMDMRIGIHSGSVLCGVLGLQKWQFDVWSWDVGVANNLEAGGIPGRIHISRATLDCLGGIYQTEAGHGRDRNEFLRKHNIDTFLICPQEEKTSVDQIEPHKIQKSNHTWNPELPFGNIIDMNSILASFTNGSLPQLPNARHSTSKEINKRIEHAIKVRSSERMHREHITPLTLVFKDAHIEGKFSQMREEMFNTNLVCSFILLLFLMAAQALIPAPRQYPAVLQFSVFLLAYMLLLLLALAEEFKWTPLALQHLCCWMHENNSARNLLTLTAIAINFGLASADMVWCILRDTGTGVAEVMDRVGTASPNQRPLTLCTYPELFVLSGVIAMVTCAVFLRLSSLLKLAVLLLVVAVYSYLIHLAFLALSHDVLHRSQYLRRKGISILLMAMFVVAVFYNGRQWEATARLDFLWRLQAQQEVEDMRELREHNECLLHNILPMHVARHFLERSKNDEELYSQSYDDVGVMFASIAGFNEYYEQKEIKHEGVDCLRLLNEIIAGFDELLEESYFHFVEKIKTIGSCYMAASGLAPDKQACMDEWNHLSELVLFALAMQETLKEINRHSAKNFQLRVGIAHGPVVAGVIGATKPQYDIWGTTVNLASRMDSTGVSGRIQVPEATRKILAEWGFILELRGEIFVKGVSERQGKVRTYFISTMRSKRANAGTEGRSGARSGRITLAGVVFGLVQARQKEKIREANGGFSLAPNGL; encoded by the exons ATGGTGACCTTCACCGAGATGTCTGAAGTCTCTCCTATGGAGCTGCGGGAGCCCGCCTGCCTGACAGCCACACTGTCCCCTGGGCTGCGGCGCAAGAAGATGCTGTGGCAAAATGCCGTCAAACACATCATAATCCAGCAGGAGCTGAGCGCACAG GTGGGTGTGGAGCCAGCACACAAAATCTTTGTGACAGATGCCTACATCGAGGAGATCAACAGACAGATCCGCAACAAGGCCACCCGCGGGGTCACCAAACGGCGCTCTTCAGCAGCTCGCATCCACCCTCAACACAGTCGGGGCTCCACCAGCACGCACGGCAGCACCACGGGTCCTTTACACGACTATGCCAGCGACGCTGACTTCTTCGTGCGCTGGGGCCACACAGTGCGCGGCATCTACATACCCACGCTGAGGCACACCTTCAAGTCCCGGGACCTGGAGAAACTCTACCAGCGGCACTCTTCTCACCAAAGACGCACCTCGCTGGCCATCACCAACGTCATTGACGCGGTGGCAAAGCTACATATACTGGTGCTGTACCTGGCAATAGCCGCTGAGGCAGTCACAGACACCCTGCAGGTCTGCCTGACAGGCTTTTTCATGATAGTGTCGATTGCACTGTGCATTCTGGTGTTAATCTGCAAAGCCTCCATATCCCCGCGGTGGCTTCGCTATGCCGGCCTGGCTAGCTGGCTGTCCCAGACCACACAGGTGCTTGGGGGGCTGGGGTATGGGCTGGAGAAGGACCCGTCCTGGTATGTTTTGTTCACACTGTTCGCCACATACAcactgctgccgctgccgctgctgtgGGCCATCTGCGCCGGCTCCCTCACCTCAGCTCTGCACATTATGCTGGAGATTGTGCGCTACTACAGTGACACCATGCTTTTGAGAAAG GTGTTTGCCAAAAGCCTGCTGTACCTGGGTATGAACACAGCAGGCTTATTTATTCACTACCTGACGGACCGCGCCCAGAGACAGGCTTTCCTGGAGACACGCCGCTTCATTGAGGGACGCCTCAAACTAGAGCAAGAGAACCAGAGACAG GAGCGCCTGGTGCTGTCGATCCTGCCTCGCTTTGTTGCCTTGGAGATGATTGCTGACATGAGCTCCTTAGAAGACGAGCTCAGTCCCCAGGAGTTTCACAAGATCTATATTCACCAGTACAAGGAtgtcag CATCCTGTTTGCAGACATCAAAGGTTTCACTCTGTTGTCCATGAACCTGTCGGCCCAGGAGCTGGTGAGAATCCTCAACGAACTCTTTGGACGCTTCGACCGCCTGGCAGAG GAGAATCACTGCATGCGGATAAAGATCCTGGGAGACTGTTACTACTGTGTGTCAGGGGTCCCTGAGCCGCAGCTTGCCCACGCCCGCTACTGCGTTGAGATGGGCCTGGCTATGATCAGCACCATAcg GCATGTACGCAAGCAGCTGAACTACGACATGGACATGCGGATCGGGATCCACTCGGGCTCGGTCCTGTGTGGCGTGCTGGGCCTGCAGAAGTGGCAGTTTGACGTCTGGTCCTGGGACGTGGGCGTCGCCAACAATCTGGAGGCAGGGGGCATACCAGG ACGGATCCACATTTCCCGGGCAACTTTGGACTGTCTCGGGGGCATCTACCAGACCGAGGCCGGGCATGGCCGGGACAGGAACGAGTTCCTCCGGAAACACAACATTGACACCTTCCTCATCTGCCCCCAAGAGGAAAAGACTTCCGTCGACCAAATTGAGCCTCACAAAATCCAGAAAAGCAACCACACGTGGAATCCAGAGCTGCCCTTTGGCAACATCATTGACATGAACAGT ATCCTGGCCTCCTTCACCAACGGCTCGCTGCCACAGCTGCCCAACGCGCGGCACTCCACCTCCAAGGAGATTAACAAGCGCATCGAGCACGCCATTAAGGTCCGCAGCAGCGAGCGCATGCACAGGGAGCACATCACTCCCCTGACCCTGGTGTTCAAGGACGCGCACATCGAGGGCAAG TTCTCCCAGATGAGAGAGGAAATGTTCAACACCAACCTGGTCTGCTCCTTCATCCTGCTTCTCTTTCTCATGGCTGCCCAGGCTCTAATCCCCGCCCCCAG GCAGTACCCGGCCGTGCTCCAGTTTTCAGTCTTCCTGCTTGCctacatgctgctgctgctgctggctctggCCGAGGAGTTTAAGTGGACTCCTCTGGCACTGCagcatctctgctgctggatgcATGAAAACAACAGCGCCCGCAACCTGCTCACCCTCACCGCCATCGCCATCAACTTTGGCTTGGCCTCAGCTGACATG GTATGGTGTATTCTCAGGGACACAGGTACAGGGGTGGCTGAGGTAATGGACAGGGTTGGCACAGCTTCACCAAACCAAAGGCCACTCACCCTCTGCACTTACCCTGAG CTCTTCGTGCTGAGCGGGGTGATCGCCATGGTAACCTGCGCGGTGTTTCTGCGTCTGAGCTCTCTGCTGAAGCTGGCCgtgttgctgctggtggtggctgTCTACTCCTACCTCATCCACCTGGCTTTCCTCGCACTCAGCCACGACGTGCTGCACAG gtCTCAGTATCTCCGGAGAAAAGGAATCTCCATCCTTCTCATGgccatgtttgttgtggctGTCTTCTATAATGGCCGGCAG tggGAGGCCACAGCCAGGCTGGACTTCCTGTGGCGTCTGCAGGctcaacaggaagtggaggacaTGAGGGAGCTGCGGGAGCACAACGAGTGTCTGCTGCACAACATCCTACCTATGCATGTGGCGCGGCACTTCCTGGAGAGGAGCAAGAACGATGAG GAGCTCTACTCCCAGTCCTATGATGACGTGGGAGTGATGTTCGCCTCCATCGCTGGCTTCAATGAGTATTACGAGCAGAAAGAGATCAAGCACGAAGGGGTGGACTGCCTCCGACTGCTCAACGAGATCATCGCTGGCTTCGACGAG ctgctggaggagtcCTACTTCCACTTTGTAGAGAAGATCAAGACCATTGGCAGCTGTTACATGGCCGCCTCCGGCCTTGCTCCGGACAAACAG gcatgtatgGATGAATGGAATCACCTGAGTGAGCTGGTTCTGTTTGCCTTGGCAATGCAGGAGACCTTGAAAGAGATTAACAGGCACTCTGCCAAAAACTTTCAGCTGCGTGTGG GCATAGCCCACGGGCCCGTGGTTGCCGGGGTGATCGGCGCCACCAAGCCGCAGTACGACATCTGGGGGACGACGGTGAACCTGGCCAGTCGCATGGACAGCACCGGGGTGAGCGGACGCATCCAGGTGCCCGAGGCCACGCGCAAGATCCTGGCAGAGTGGGGCTTCATCCTGGAGCTGCGGGGGGAAATCTTTGTCAAGGGG GTGAGCGAGCGTCAGGGGAAGGTCCGCACCTACTTCATCAGCACCATGCGCAGCAAGAGAGCCAACGCCGGGACAGAGGGACGCTCGGGGGCGCGCTCAGGCCGCATCACGCTGGCCGGAGTGGTCTTCGGCCTGGTGCAGGCCCGGCAAAAAGAGAAGATCAGAGAGGCCAACGGGGGGTTCAGCCTGGCTCCCAACGGCCTGTAG